The proteins below are encoded in one region of Selenomonadales bacterium:
- a CDS encoding single-stranded DNA-binding protein produces the protein MITSTTTLQDLFNLAVQTLANVQTGETFIVKDLFRGYEWNRIAKGNRTKLGAMFLAYAKEDGKFAIKAVGKTPQNQQIYEKI, from the coding sequence ATGATCACATCGACTACAACACTTCAAGATTTATTCAACCTTGCTGTACAAACATTGGCTAATGTGCAAACGGGTGAAACCTTTATCGTTAAAGATTTGTTCCGAGGTTACGAATGGAATCGTATCGCAAAAGGAAACAGAACAAAATTGGGTGCAATGTTCCTTGCCTATGCAAAAGAAGACGGGAAGTTCGCGATCAAAGCAGTTGGGAAAACCCCTCAAAATCAACAAATTTATGAAAAAATATAA